Genomic segment of Streptomyces zhihengii:
GATGAGGTCGATGTTGAGCACGGGTATCGCGGCGTCGCGGATGCGGCCGAGCGCGGCCTCGACCTCGGCCCGCTTCTGCGGCCGGACGGCTGAGCGGGCCTCGGCGTCGACGAAGCTCTGCACGCCGAGGCTCAGCCGGGTGGTTCCGCGGTCGGCGAGGACGGACAGCCGGTCGGCGGTCGCGGTGGCCGGCGACGCCTCCACCGACAGGGGCACGGCCCGCAGATCGGCGCCCATGGTGTGCTCGGCGATGTCGCACAGGCGCGACAGCTCGGCGGCGGTGAGGAAGGTGGGGGTGCCGCCGCCGAACGCCGCGGCGGCGAACCGGACGTCCGCGCCGTCCGCCGCGAGCGCGTCGCGGACGGCGCGCGCCTGCCGCTCCAGGGCGTCGAGGTAGGCCCCGGTGAGCCCGTCCGGGGCGCCGATCCGGGTGAAGAGGTTGCAGAAACCGCAGCGGACCTCGCAGAACGGGATGTGCGCGTAGAGCGCGAGGGCGTCCTTGGACCGGCCGGCCCACAGCTCGCCGAGTGCGGGCCGGTCCGCCAGCGGGCGGTAGGCGGTCTTGTGGGGGTAGGCGTAGACGTAGCTCTCGTAGGGCCGCCGGACGGGTGCGGTGCCGGGCTCCGCGGGCGCGCTCGTGGTGGTGGGCGTGGTCATCGCGGGGCTCCTGCGGTGGCGGGCGGCGGGGCGGGAGCGTCCTGCTCCAGGAAGAAGTGCGCGTAGGGGACGGTCCACACCGCGTCGTGGGCGAGCCGGTGGCCGGTGTAGCCGCCGTCCCCGTAGGTGGTGCCGTGGTCGGAGCAGACGACGGCGAAGCAGCGGCGGCGGCTGCGCATCGCGTCGAAGAGGCGCCCGATGTGGCGGTCGACGTACTCCAGGGCGGCGGCGTGGGTCTCCACCGAGTCGCCGTCGGCCGCGCTCGCGCCCGGGGCGTGGAACCAGTTGGGCTGGTGCAGGGCGGAGACGTTGACGAAGAGGAACAGCCGCCGGCCGACCGGCAGCCGGGCCACCACCTCCTCCGCGCAGGCGACCTGCTCCTCGAAGGACGTCGGCGACGCGACCCCGAACGAGGGCTCCCAGTGGGCTTCCTGGAACATGCCGGGCAGCACCGATCCGAGGGCGTCCCTGCGGTTGAAGAACCCGACGCCGCCGACGCAGACGGTGCGGTATCCGGCTTCGGCGAGGCCCGAGACGAGGTCGGGGGTGTCGAACACCCAGGTGCGCTCGGCCGTCGACTCGCTCCCGGCGAAACGTGCGGCGAACAGCCGGGGATGCGGTCCGGGCGAGGCTGGCGTCGGCAGGAAGCCGGCGAACATCGCCTGGTGCGAGGCGTAGGTGAAGCTGCCGGGCGCGTGCCGGCGCTCCCAGGCGCCGCCGGGCAGGTGGGCCGCCAGATGCGGGATGCGGCCCTCGGCGACCAGTCGGCGGGCGACGTCGTACCGCAGGGTGTCGAGGGTGACGAGGAGGATGTCGTCGCGGCCGACGACCTCCCGCATGTCGGGCGCCTCGCGGGAGTCGGGCGGCCCGGGGTTGCGGAGGTCCGTGCCGGGCGCCTCGCGGGAGTCGGGCGGCCCGGGGTTGCGGAGGTCGGTGCCGGATGCCCGGCGAGGGGCGGCGGCGGGGCTCCGCGGGCCGTCGGGTGCCTGGTGGTGGGCGGCGGGGCTCACGGGGCCGGTGCCGGAGGGTGGGCTGTGCATGGGTGGTCCTGTCGTACGGGCGGCGGCGGGGCCGCCGGTGTCATGGGCGCGCGGGTGCGGGGGCGGTCCGGGACCGGGCGTACGCCGCCACCTGGGCGGCGTACGTGTCGGCGCCCGCCGCGGGGCCCTCGGGCAGCCCGGTGAGACCGGGCAGCAGATCGCCGAAGGCGTTGACCTCGCCGACGGTGAACCGCCGCCACCCGGTGGCCGGGAGCACGTCGACGCCGACGCACGGGGTGCCGGGGAAGACCGCCGCGGTGGCCTCGCACATCCGCAGCAGGCCGTCGAAGGAGGCACCGGCCGCGGCGACGGCGGCGCGCACCTCGTCGAGGTCGCCGCGGGCGCCGCCGAGGTGGAGGTTGGTCAGCGGCCCGGCGGCCGTGCGGACGACGGCGTGGGTGGCGCGGCCCGCGACGGCCACCACCCGCAGGTCGGCCGACCTGCCGTGCTGGGAGGCCTTGGGCAGCCAGCGCTCGACGTGGAGTCCGTCGGGCGCGAGGGCGTCGGTGATGGCGCCGATCGTCCGCTCGTCCTCGTAGCGCCTGACGCGCAGCGAGTTGTGCAGTGCGCCGCCGGACGTGCGCTCGACCGAGGTGGTGGCGCGGATCCGGCCGCCGGCGCCCGTCTCGACGGCCATCACCCCGGACGCGGACGAGCCGTGCGCCGGCTTCACGAACACCCGGCGCAGCCCGGGGCGGGCGAGCAGCGCGCGCAGGTCGGGCCAGCCGCGCACCGGCGCCGCCGCCCCCGAGGTCGGGGACGGCGGCACGGGCACGCCCGCGCGGTCGAGCGCGGCGTGGCACTGCCGCTTGTCGAACAGCACGGCCAGCTCGGCCGGTTCGCCGAGCAGGGTGCCCCCGGCGGCGCGCACGCCGTGGGCGATCCCCTCGACGGCCGCCAGGAAGGACCGGTACCAGCGGGCACCGCCCTCGACCCGGGTCGGGTCGGTGACGCCGCGCAGCAGCAGGTCGGTCGGCCGGTCCTCGCCGGGCGACTCGATGCGCACCGCGTCGCCGTCCCGGAACCGGGCGGTGCCGGCGAGCACCCGCGCCCAGGGGACGACGCGCGCCGGCGGGTGGCCGGCGGCGCGCAGGGCCGCCTGGAAGAGGGTGACCCGGCGGTGGCCGGGGTGCCCCACGATCGCCGTGCACGGCGGTGCGGCGACGGGGGCGGGGCTCACTCGGCCACCGCGGTGTAGCGGTCCTCGCGGGCGCCCCGGCCGGTGTTGCCGTCCGAGAGGTCGACCTCGACGCCGTAGGGGGCGAGAGCCTGGGTCAGCCGCTCGGCGACGGGGGCGCTGATGAAGTGGTGGTGGAGGTCGAGCCTGCGCAGATGGGTGAGGGGCTGGCCCTCCAGCAGCGCGGCCGCGCCCTCGTCGCCGAGGGTGCCCATGGAGAGGTCGAGTTCGGTGAGCCGGGCGACGACGGGGGCGCCCGCGAGGGCGGTGGCGATCTCGCTCTGGATCTCGCTGTTGCGCAGGGCGAGCCGCCGCAGCGCGGGCAGTCTGCCTCCGGTGAGGAACGGTTCCAGGTCCGCCACGTGGGCGTCCGCGCCGTACCAGGAGACGCCGAGCCACAGGTCAAGGTCCTCCAGCGCAGGGAGGTCGCTGTCGGCGACGCCGCGGACGACCTCCTTCCGCAGGCCGCCGGTCTCGATCCGCAGCAGCCGCAGCGCGCTGTGGGCGACGGGCGGGAAGACCAGCCCCTCACCGCCGCGCACGCCGAACGCCTCCAGGCGCGGGAAGGCGGTCAGCAGCGGGGTGACGTCGGACTGGTGGATCCAGGAGATCTCGCACTCCTCGTACGTGATGTCCCCGACGAACAGGGCGCGCAGGCCCGGCATCCGGTCCGCCGCGGCGACGAGCGCCGCGACGATCTCCTCGTTGGACGAGTCGTAGGCCTCGGTCCAGCCGCCGACGACGAGTGCCCGGACCTCGGAGAGGTCCACCGTCGCGGCGAACCGGGCGAAGGCGGCGGGCCATTCCTCCTCGCCGTCGTACACGTCCGCGGAGATCCGCCAGGCGACGGAGCCCGCGTCGGGCAGCGGCTCGTCCGGCTTCTCGCCGGGCCCGGGGAAGTCGACGGCAGGGAGCCCGCCCCACTCGCTCATGTGGTGCCCGATGGTCATGCGCGCTGCTCCTGGAATCGGTGTTCGGACCTGGCGACGTCAGTTCTACCAAGCCCCGCCGACAACGCCCCCCGCCCGGTGGGGACAACGCCCCGCCCGCTCCAGGAGGCGGTGCCTCCGGCACGCCGTCGGGGGCCGTTGTCGGACCCCCGCCGTAGCGTGGAACACCGGAACGACCGGTCCGAGCGGGCCGGTGGGAGGGGAGAGTTGTGTACCGGCAGGGGGACATCCTGATCGTGCCCGTCGCGGATGCGGAGGTTCCGGCGCGGTTGGCCGAAGAGGCGGGCGAGCCGCGGGACGGGCGCGGGCGGCTGGTGCTCGCGCTCGGTGAGGTGACGGGCCACGCGCACGCCGTGCCGGGGCCCGGGCGGCTGGTGCGGGAGGGCGGGGAGTTCGGTCCCCAGCTGCTCCATCTGCCGCAGGGCGGGCGGGTGGTGCACGAGGAGCACGCGGTGATACCGCTGCCGAAGGGCTGGTTCCGGGTGGTTCGCCAGCGCGAGTACGTGCCCGGCGCG
This window contains:
- a CDS encoding STM4013/SEN3800 family hydrolase — its product is MREVVGRDDILLVTLDTLRYDVARRLVAEGRIPHLAAHLPGGAWERRHAPGSFTYASHQAMFAGFLPTPASPGPHPRLFAARFAGSESTAERTWVFDTPDLVSGLAEAGYRTVCVGGVGFFNRRDALGSVLPGMFQEAHWEPSFGVASPTSFEEQVACAEEVVARLPVGRRLFLFVNVSALHQPNWFHAPGASAADGDSVETHAAALEYVDRHIGRLFDAMRSRRRCFAVVCSDHGTTYGDGGYTGHRLAHDAVWTVPYAHFFLEQDAPAPPPATAGAPR
- a CDS encoding STM4014 family protein, with product MSPAPVAAPPCTAIVGHPGHRRVTLFQAALRAAGHPPARVVPWARVLAGTARFRDGDAVRIESPGEDRPTDLLLRGVTDPTRVEGGARWYRSFLAAVEGIAHGVRAAGGTLLGEPAELAVLFDKRQCHAALDRAGVPVPPSPTSGAAAPVRGWPDLRALLARPGLRRVFVKPAHGSSASGVMAVETGAGGRIRATTSVERTSGGALHNSLRVRRYEDERTIGAITDALAPDGLHVERWLPKASQHGRSADLRVVAVAGRATHAVVRTAAGPLTNLHLGGARGDLDEVRAAVAAAGASFDGLLRMCEATAAVFPGTPCVGVDVLPATGWRRFTVGEVNAFGDLLPGLTGLPEGPAAGADTYAAQVAAYARSRTAPAPARP
- a CDS encoding STM4015 family protein codes for the protein MTIGHHMSEWGGLPAVDFPGPGEKPDEPLPDAGSVAWRISADVYDGEEEWPAAFARFAATVDLSEVRALVVGGWTEAYDSSNEEIVAALVAAADRMPGLRALFVGDITYEECEISWIHQSDVTPLLTAFPRLEAFGVRGGEGLVFPPVAHSALRLLRIETGGLRKEVVRGVADSDLPALEDLDLWLGVSWYGADAHVADLEPFLTGGRLPALRRLALRNSEIQSEIATALAGAPVVARLTELDLSMGTLGDEGAAALLEGQPLTHLRRLDLHHHFISAPVAERLTQALAPYGVEVDLSDGNTGRGAREDRYTAVAE